Proteins co-encoded in one Anabas testudineus chromosome 8, fAnaTes1.2, whole genome shotgun sequence genomic window:
- the LOC113156385 gene encoding myocardin-related transcription factor A-like isoform X1, translating into MDRCVSHRLIALPVLEHLPHIHAAPAPFRPQPISSNMHEGALEFELKRQACVRLRQVLQLKLQQRRSREDLLNQRIMPPLKSSATFHKQRRSLERAQTDDYLKRKLKSQPEQSELIRMHILAEASAEASLQARQLQLKRARLAADLNDEVSALQLGPADLLPVDSSIKQTFKETQFKKPSCYKDSNETVSPEQSGSRPLGLGPVFFPETLSGSTVLSPAQATSGTQGPAQRISASSQIKSKPNTDRSAQRQKKPLDNGPKIKKLKYHQYIAPDRKEDKEPPPHLDSSYSKILQQQQLFLQLQILSQQQHNYDYNSALCAPPRPQKDQLDEMKVADLKFELKLRSLPVYGTKNDLIERLRTYEELSGGSDTTSSPTAGGTTVPGAEGAGKSSSTAAAINNTTSQRQQTSSLKRHSGGSTTSSTAAQRLMTCSGTVSLPPTSVISSDNLPEDTTFNSNPVGQMLSFQPCLAAQVPTDIKEESLAPWQVSLKPAALQKHYSSSSTTRTSTAAAPVLAVDKDKMLREKDKQIEELTRMLERKQKLVEVLKMQLERGKRGEQGQDPEVVVRVKQEPPDEHCVPPSYDPLTLPLSSSPTSCKMDVTKVTVKQEPAEEAVSETTLQSPGRDHRFLSQEVQRQILLQIKPEHTSATTKDEQHVCFQHNIQNQQLQLKQQTAPLKQQMKRQQPSKQQQKIQIQINLKQQQVLIEKTPQMKHQSPQLQKQPGSPPSFPLDLLKTDSNNNHFPIALTNRVTDSQRANTPEATNDITLQNGRFQAPVDQQQGAAQSFESAPPSLRRLLKDQETMPSGKNTISSQTEVCSSLDVLFSPLSPASPSSDNKGTEDDFIDMILQTGEMPTKSTPAPDLSVDCLFPNSPALSPSITPSCDSAHPALIMQSELERLVDTTEEKQHCANAGSGRLEDFLESTTGMPLLGVEHGGLLALIDDLHNQMLCSPSILDHPPSPMDTFDRVADVQQGLDINDWLDLTVVGETEEETPPSGPQTPCGIFSTDFLESCLIL; encoded by the exons GTTGATTGCACTTCCCGTGCTGGAACACCTGCCTCATATCCATGCTGCCCCTGCCCCTTTCAGGcctcagccaatcagcagcAACATGCACGAGGGAGCACTAGAGTTTGAGTTAAAGCGCCAGGCCTGTGTGCGTCTCAGACAAG TTCTTCAGCTGAAGCTACAACAGAGAAGGAGCAGGGAAGATTTGCTCAACCAGCGGATCATGCCAC CTCTAAAAAGTTCAGCCACCTTCCACAAGCAGAGACGGAGCTTGGAGCGAGCACAG ACTGATGACTATCTTAAGCGAAAGCTTAAGAGCCAACCTGAGCAATCTGAACTAATCAGGATGCACATCCTCGCAG AGGCATCAGCAGAGGCATCACTACAGGCcaggcagctgcagctgaagagaGCGCGCCTCGCCGCTGATTTGAACGATGAGGTCTCAGCTCTGCAGCTGGGGCCTGCAGACCTCTTACCTGTTGACTCCAGTATTAAACAGACCTTTAAAG AGACACAGTTTAAAAAACCTTCATGTTACAAGGACAGTAATGAGACTGTATCTCCAGAGCAGTCAGGCAGTCGGCCTCTGGGCCTCGGACCTGTGTTTTTTCCAGAGACGCTGTCTGGGAGCACCGTCCTGTCCCCCGCACAG GCCACCAGTGGAACACAGGGACCTGCCCAGAGGATCAGTGCTAGTTCCCAGATTAAG TCTAAACCAAACACTGACCGCTCTGCCCAGAGACAAAAGAAACCTCTGGACAATGGGCCAAAG ATTAAGAAGTTAAAGTACCATCAGTACATTGCTCCTGACCGAAAAGAAGATAAAGAGCCCCCTCCTCATCTGGATTCATCTTACTCCAAGAtcctccaacagcagcagctctttctgcagcttcagatcctcagtcagcagcagcacaattaCGATTATAACTCTGCCCTGTGTGCACCACCCAG GCCTCAGAAAGATCAGCTGGATGAGATGAAG GTCGCGGATTTGAAGTTCGAGTTGAAGCTGCGTAGTTTGCCGGTCTATGGAACCAAGAACGATCTCATTGAGAGGCTAAGGACCTACGAGGAGCTGAGTGGAGGCAGCGACACTACCTCCTCTCCAACAGCAGGGGGTACCACAGTGCCAGGGGCTGAAGGTGCAGGAAAATCCTCCAGCACTGCTGCAGCCATTAACAACACCACATCACAACGGCAGCAGACATCCTCTCTGAAACGTCACTCAG GTGGCAGCACCACCTCGTCTACAGCCGCTCAACGGCTGATGACCTGCAGTGGCACCGTCTCATTGCCACCCACCTCCGTGATCTCTTCTGATAACCTGCCAGAAGACACCACCTTCAACAGCAACCCTGTAGGGCAAATG CTGAGCTTTCAACCATGTTTAGCTGCTCAGGTTCCAACAGATATTAAAGAAGAGTCTCTAGCACCTTGGCAGGTCTCTTTAAAGCCAGCCGCTCTGCAGAAACATTACTCGTCCTCATCAACTACTCGTACCTCTACAGCTGCAGCACCAGTTCTGGCTGTCGACAAAGACAAGATGCTGCGGGAAAAAGATAAGCAGATAGAGGAGCTGACCAGGATGCTGGAGCGGAAACAGAAGCTGGTGGAGGTGCTGAAGATGCAGTTAGAGCGTGGGAAGAGGGGAGAACAAGGTCAAGATCCAGAGGTTGTTGTAAGAGTTAAACAAGAACCTCCAGATGAGCACTGCGTGCCTCCCTCATATGACCCGCTTACACTTCCCCTTTCATCATCACCCACTTCATGCAAGATGGATGTTACCAAGGTTACTGTCAAACAGGAACCAGCTGAGGAAGCTGTGTCTGAGACAACTTTGCAATCACCAGGACGTGATCATCGTTTTTTGTCACAGGAGGTGCAGAGGCAGATTCTGCTGCAAATCAAGCCGGAGCACACAAGTGCAACGACCAAAGACGAGCAACATGTTTGTTTCCAGCACAACATTCAGAACCAGCAGCTACAGCTGAAGCAACAAACGGCGCCGTTAAAGCAGCAAATGAAACGGCAGCAGCcgagtaaacaacaacaaaaaatccaGATACAGATCAATCTGAAGCAGCAACAGGTGCTAATAGAGAAAACCCCACAGATGAAGCATCAGTCACCACAG TTACAGAAACAGCCTGGCTCACCTCCCTCTTTCCCACTGGATCTCCTTAAGACTGACTCCAACAATAACCACTTCCCTATTGCACTGACCAATCGTGTCACTGACAGTCAAAGAGCCAACACACCTGAGGCAACGAATGACATCACACTGCAG AATGGGAGGTTTCAGGCACCTGTAGACCAGCAGCAGGGAGCAGCTCAGAGCTTTGAGTCTGCACCTCCCAGTCTGAGGCGTCTCTTGAAGGACCAGGAGACTATGCCTTCAGGGAAAAACACCATATCCTCTCAAACT GAGGTCTGCTCGAGCCTCGATGTCTTGTTCAGTCCTCTGTCCCCAGCTTCCCCATCATCTGATAACAAA GGTACAGAAGATGATTTTATTGACATGATTTTGCAGACAGGAG AAATGCCAACCAAATCTACACCAGCACCAGACCTGTCTGTGGACTGTCTCTTTCCGAACTCCCCTGCCTTGTCTCCATCCATCACACCCAGCTGTGACAGCGCACATCCAGCCCTTATAATGCAGTCTGAGCTCGAGAGACTTGTTgacaccacagaggagaaacaacactGCGCTAACGCTGGAAGTGGACGCCTGGAAGACTTCCTGGAAAGCACCACCGGAATGCCTCTCCTGGGGGTGGAGCATGGTGGCCTGTTGGCTTTGATCGATGACCTCCACAACCAAATGCTGTGCAGCCCCAGCATCCTAGACCATCCGCCATCTCCCATGGACACCTTCGACCGGGTAGCCGACGTGCAGCAAGGGCTGGACATTAATGATTGGTTGGACCTCACTGTGGtaggagagacagaagaggagacacCCCCATCGGGCCCCCAAACACCCTGTGGTATCTTTTCGACAGACTTTTTGGAAAGTTGTCTGATACTGTAA
- the LOC113156385 gene encoding myocardin-related transcription factor A-like isoform X3, which produces MPPLKSSATFHKQRRSLERAQTDDYLKRKLKSQPEQSELIRMHILAEASAEASLQARQLQLKRARLAADLNDEVSALQLGPADLLPVDSSIKQTFKETQFKKPSCYKDSNETVSPEQSGSRPLGLGPVFFPETLSGSTVLSPAQATSGTQGPAQRISASSQIKSKPNTDRSAQRQKKPLDNGPKIKKLKYHQYIAPDRKEDKEPPPHLDSSYSKILQQQQLFLQLQILSQQQHNYDYNSALCAPPRPQKDQLDEMKVADLKFELKLRSLPVYGTKNDLIERLRTYEELSGGSDTTSSPTAGGTTVPGAEGAGKSSSTAAAINNTTSQRQQTSSLKRHSGGSTTSSTAAQRLMTCSGTVSLPPTSVISSDNLPEDTTFNSNPVGQMLSFQPCLAAQVPTDIKEESLAPWQVSLKPAALQKHYSSSSTTRTSTAAAPVLAVDKDKMLREKDKQIEELTRMLERKQKLVEVLKMQLERGKRGEQGQDPEVVVRVKQEPPDEHCVPPSYDPLTLPLSSSPTSCKMDVTKVTVKQEPAEEAVSETTLQSPGRDHRFLSQEVQRQILLQIKPEHTSATTKDEQHVCFQHNIQNQQLQLKQQTAPLKQQMKRQQPSKQQQKIQIQINLKQQQVLIEKTPQMKHQSPQLQKQPGSPPSFPLDLLKTDSNNNHFPIALTNRVTDSQRANTPEATNDITLQNGRFQAPVDQQQGAAQSFESAPPSLRRLLKDQETMPSGKNTISSQTEVCSSLDVLFSPLSPASPSSDNKGTEDDFIDMILQTGEMPTKSTPAPDLSVDCLFPNSPALSPSITPSCDSAHPALIMQSELERLVDTTEEKQHCANAGSGRLEDFLESTTGMPLLGVEHGGLLALIDDLHNQMLCSPSILDHPPSPMDTFDRVADVQQGLDINDWLDLTVVGETEEETPPSGPQTPCGIFSTDFLESCLIL; this is translated from the exons ATGCCAC CTCTAAAAAGTTCAGCCACCTTCCACAAGCAGAGACGGAGCTTGGAGCGAGCACAG ACTGATGACTATCTTAAGCGAAAGCTTAAGAGCCAACCTGAGCAATCTGAACTAATCAGGATGCACATCCTCGCAG AGGCATCAGCAGAGGCATCACTACAGGCcaggcagctgcagctgaagagaGCGCGCCTCGCCGCTGATTTGAACGATGAGGTCTCAGCTCTGCAGCTGGGGCCTGCAGACCTCTTACCTGTTGACTCCAGTATTAAACAGACCTTTAAAG AGACACAGTTTAAAAAACCTTCATGTTACAAGGACAGTAATGAGACTGTATCTCCAGAGCAGTCAGGCAGTCGGCCTCTGGGCCTCGGACCTGTGTTTTTTCCAGAGACGCTGTCTGGGAGCACCGTCCTGTCCCCCGCACAG GCCACCAGTGGAACACAGGGACCTGCCCAGAGGATCAGTGCTAGTTCCCAGATTAAG TCTAAACCAAACACTGACCGCTCTGCCCAGAGACAAAAGAAACCTCTGGACAATGGGCCAAAG ATTAAGAAGTTAAAGTACCATCAGTACATTGCTCCTGACCGAAAAGAAGATAAAGAGCCCCCTCCTCATCTGGATTCATCTTACTCCAAGAtcctccaacagcagcagctctttctgcagcttcagatcctcagtcagcagcagcacaattaCGATTATAACTCTGCCCTGTGTGCACCACCCAG GCCTCAGAAAGATCAGCTGGATGAGATGAAG GTCGCGGATTTGAAGTTCGAGTTGAAGCTGCGTAGTTTGCCGGTCTATGGAACCAAGAACGATCTCATTGAGAGGCTAAGGACCTACGAGGAGCTGAGTGGAGGCAGCGACACTACCTCCTCTCCAACAGCAGGGGGTACCACAGTGCCAGGGGCTGAAGGTGCAGGAAAATCCTCCAGCACTGCTGCAGCCATTAACAACACCACATCACAACGGCAGCAGACATCCTCTCTGAAACGTCACTCAG GTGGCAGCACCACCTCGTCTACAGCCGCTCAACGGCTGATGACCTGCAGTGGCACCGTCTCATTGCCACCCACCTCCGTGATCTCTTCTGATAACCTGCCAGAAGACACCACCTTCAACAGCAACCCTGTAGGGCAAATG CTGAGCTTTCAACCATGTTTAGCTGCTCAGGTTCCAACAGATATTAAAGAAGAGTCTCTAGCACCTTGGCAGGTCTCTTTAAAGCCAGCCGCTCTGCAGAAACATTACTCGTCCTCATCAACTACTCGTACCTCTACAGCTGCAGCACCAGTTCTGGCTGTCGACAAAGACAAGATGCTGCGGGAAAAAGATAAGCAGATAGAGGAGCTGACCAGGATGCTGGAGCGGAAACAGAAGCTGGTGGAGGTGCTGAAGATGCAGTTAGAGCGTGGGAAGAGGGGAGAACAAGGTCAAGATCCAGAGGTTGTTGTAAGAGTTAAACAAGAACCTCCAGATGAGCACTGCGTGCCTCCCTCATATGACCCGCTTACACTTCCCCTTTCATCATCACCCACTTCATGCAAGATGGATGTTACCAAGGTTACTGTCAAACAGGAACCAGCTGAGGAAGCTGTGTCTGAGACAACTTTGCAATCACCAGGACGTGATCATCGTTTTTTGTCACAGGAGGTGCAGAGGCAGATTCTGCTGCAAATCAAGCCGGAGCACACAAGTGCAACGACCAAAGACGAGCAACATGTTTGTTTCCAGCACAACATTCAGAACCAGCAGCTACAGCTGAAGCAACAAACGGCGCCGTTAAAGCAGCAAATGAAACGGCAGCAGCcgagtaaacaacaacaaaaaatccaGATACAGATCAATCTGAAGCAGCAACAGGTGCTAATAGAGAAAACCCCACAGATGAAGCATCAGTCACCACAG TTACAGAAACAGCCTGGCTCACCTCCCTCTTTCCCACTGGATCTCCTTAAGACTGACTCCAACAATAACCACTTCCCTATTGCACTGACCAATCGTGTCACTGACAGTCAAAGAGCCAACACACCTGAGGCAACGAATGACATCACACTGCAG AATGGGAGGTTTCAGGCACCTGTAGACCAGCAGCAGGGAGCAGCTCAGAGCTTTGAGTCTGCACCTCCCAGTCTGAGGCGTCTCTTGAAGGACCAGGAGACTATGCCTTCAGGGAAAAACACCATATCCTCTCAAACT GAGGTCTGCTCGAGCCTCGATGTCTTGTTCAGTCCTCTGTCCCCAGCTTCCCCATCATCTGATAACAAA GGTACAGAAGATGATTTTATTGACATGATTTTGCAGACAGGAG AAATGCCAACCAAATCTACACCAGCACCAGACCTGTCTGTGGACTGTCTCTTTCCGAACTCCCCTGCCTTGTCTCCATCCATCACACCCAGCTGTGACAGCGCACATCCAGCCCTTATAATGCAGTCTGAGCTCGAGAGACTTGTTgacaccacagaggagaaacaacactGCGCTAACGCTGGAAGTGGACGCCTGGAAGACTTCCTGGAAAGCACCACCGGAATGCCTCTCCTGGGGGTGGAGCATGGTGGCCTGTTGGCTTTGATCGATGACCTCCACAACCAAATGCTGTGCAGCCCCAGCATCCTAGACCATCCGCCATCTCCCATGGACACCTTCGACCGGGTAGCCGACGTGCAGCAAGGGCTGGACATTAATGATTGGTTGGACCTCACTGTGGtaggagagacagaagaggagacacCCCCATCGGGCCCCCAAACACCCTGTGGTATCTTTTCGACAGACTTTTTGGAAAGTTGTCTGATACTGTAA
- the LOC113156385 gene encoding myocardin-related transcription factor A-like isoform X2, which translates to MPAGWIVAFHTVLQLKLQQRRSREDLLNQRIMPPLKSSATFHKQRRSLERAQTDDYLKRKLKSQPEQSELIRMHILAEASAEASLQARQLQLKRARLAADLNDEVSALQLGPADLLPVDSSIKQTFKETQFKKPSCYKDSNETVSPEQSGSRPLGLGPVFFPETLSGSTVLSPAQATSGTQGPAQRISASSQIKSKPNTDRSAQRQKKPLDNGPKIKKLKYHQYIAPDRKEDKEPPPHLDSSYSKILQQQQLFLQLQILSQQQHNYDYNSALCAPPRPQKDQLDEMKVADLKFELKLRSLPVYGTKNDLIERLRTYEELSGGSDTTSSPTAGGTTVPGAEGAGKSSSTAAAINNTTSQRQQTSSLKRHSGGSTTSSTAAQRLMTCSGTVSLPPTSVISSDNLPEDTTFNSNPVGQMLSFQPCLAAQVPTDIKEESLAPWQVSLKPAALQKHYSSSSTTRTSTAAAPVLAVDKDKMLREKDKQIEELTRMLERKQKLVEVLKMQLERGKRGEQGQDPEVVVRVKQEPPDEHCVPPSYDPLTLPLSSSPTSCKMDVTKVTVKQEPAEEAVSETTLQSPGRDHRFLSQEVQRQILLQIKPEHTSATTKDEQHVCFQHNIQNQQLQLKQQTAPLKQQMKRQQPSKQQQKIQIQINLKQQQVLIEKTPQMKHQSPQLQKQPGSPPSFPLDLLKTDSNNNHFPIALTNRVTDSQRANTPEATNDITLQNGRFQAPVDQQQGAAQSFESAPPSLRRLLKDQETMPSGKNTISSQTEVCSSLDVLFSPLSPASPSSDNKGTEDDFIDMILQTGEMPTKSTPAPDLSVDCLFPNSPALSPSITPSCDSAHPALIMQSELERLVDTTEEKQHCANAGSGRLEDFLESTTGMPLLGVEHGGLLALIDDLHNQMLCSPSILDHPPSPMDTFDRVADVQQGLDINDWLDLTVVGETEEETPPSGPQTPCGIFSTDFLESCLIL; encoded by the exons TTCTTCAGCTGAAGCTACAACAGAGAAGGAGCAGGGAAGATTTGCTCAACCAGCGGATCATGCCAC CTCTAAAAAGTTCAGCCACCTTCCACAAGCAGAGACGGAGCTTGGAGCGAGCACAG ACTGATGACTATCTTAAGCGAAAGCTTAAGAGCCAACCTGAGCAATCTGAACTAATCAGGATGCACATCCTCGCAG AGGCATCAGCAGAGGCATCACTACAGGCcaggcagctgcagctgaagagaGCGCGCCTCGCCGCTGATTTGAACGATGAGGTCTCAGCTCTGCAGCTGGGGCCTGCAGACCTCTTACCTGTTGACTCCAGTATTAAACAGACCTTTAAAG AGACACAGTTTAAAAAACCTTCATGTTACAAGGACAGTAATGAGACTGTATCTCCAGAGCAGTCAGGCAGTCGGCCTCTGGGCCTCGGACCTGTGTTTTTTCCAGAGACGCTGTCTGGGAGCACCGTCCTGTCCCCCGCACAG GCCACCAGTGGAACACAGGGACCTGCCCAGAGGATCAGTGCTAGTTCCCAGATTAAG TCTAAACCAAACACTGACCGCTCTGCCCAGAGACAAAAGAAACCTCTGGACAATGGGCCAAAG ATTAAGAAGTTAAAGTACCATCAGTACATTGCTCCTGACCGAAAAGAAGATAAAGAGCCCCCTCCTCATCTGGATTCATCTTACTCCAAGAtcctccaacagcagcagctctttctgcagcttcagatcctcagtcagcagcagcacaattaCGATTATAACTCTGCCCTGTGTGCACCACCCAG GCCTCAGAAAGATCAGCTGGATGAGATGAAG GTCGCGGATTTGAAGTTCGAGTTGAAGCTGCGTAGTTTGCCGGTCTATGGAACCAAGAACGATCTCATTGAGAGGCTAAGGACCTACGAGGAGCTGAGTGGAGGCAGCGACACTACCTCCTCTCCAACAGCAGGGGGTACCACAGTGCCAGGGGCTGAAGGTGCAGGAAAATCCTCCAGCACTGCTGCAGCCATTAACAACACCACATCACAACGGCAGCAGACATCCTCTCTGAAACGTCACTCAG GTGGCAGCACCACCTCGTCTACAGCCGCTCAACGGCTGATGACCTGCAGTGGCACCGTCTCATTGCCACCCACCTCCGTGATCTCTTCTGATAACCTGCCAGAAGACACCACCTTCAACAGCAACCCTGTAGGGCAAATG CTGAGCTTTCAACCATGTTTAGCTGCTCAGGTTCCAACAGATATTAAAGAAGAGTCTCTAGCACCTTGGCAGGTCTCTTTAAAGCCAGCCGCTCTGCAGAAACATTACTCGTCCTCATCAACTACTCGTACCTCTACAGCTGCAGCACCAGTTCTGGCTGTCGACAAAGACAAGATGCTGCGGGAAAAAGATAAGCAGATAGAGGAGCTGACCAGGATGCTGGAGCGGAAACAGAAGCTGGTGGAGGTGCTGAAGATGCAGTTAGAGCGTGGGAAGAGGGGAGAACAAGGTCAAGATCCAGAGGTTGTTGTAAGAGTTAAACAAGAACCTCCAGATGAGCACTGCGTGCCTCCCTCATATGACCCGCTTACACTTCCCCTTTCATCATCACCCACTTCATGCAAGATGGATGTTACCAAGGTTACTGTCAAACAGGAACCAGCTGAGGAAGCTGTGTCTGAGACAACTTTGCAATCACCAGGACGTGATCATCGTTTTTTGTCACAGGAGGTGCAGAGGCAGATTCTGCTGCAAATCAAGCCGGAGCACACAAGTGCAACGACCAAAGACGAGCAACATGTTTGTTTCCAGCACAACATTCAGAACCAGCAGCTACAGCTGAAGCAACAAACGGCGCCGTTAAAGCAGCAAATGAAACGGCAGCAGCcgagtaaacaacaacaaaaaatccaGATACAGATCAATCTGAAGCAGCAACAGGTGCTAATAGAGAAAACCCCACAGATGAAGCATCAGTCACCACAG TTACAGAAACAGCCTGGCTCACCTCCCTCTTTCCCACTGGATCTCCTTAAGACTGACTCCAACAATAACCACTTCCCTATTGCACTGACCAATCGTGTCACTGACAGTCAAAGAGCCAACACACCTGAGGCAACGAATGACATCACACTGCAG AATGGGAGGTTTCAGGCACCTGTAGACCAGCAGCAGGGAGCAGCTCAGAGCTTTGAGTCTGCACCTCCCAGTCTGAGGCGTCTCTTGAAGGACCAGGAGACTATGCCTTCAGGGAAAAACACCATATCCTCTCAAACT GAGGTCTGCTCGAGCCTCGATGTCTTGTTCAGTCCTCTGTCCCCAGCTTCCCCATCATCTGATAACAAA GGTACAGAAGATGATTTTATTGACATGATTTTGCAGACAGGAG AAATGCCAACCAAATCTACACCAGCACCAGACCTGTCTGTGGACTGTCTCTTTCCGAACTCCCCTGCCTTGTCTCCATCCATCACACCCAGCTGTGACAGCGCACATCCAGCCCTTATAATGCAGTCTGAGCTCGAGAGACTTGTTgacaccacagaggagaaacaacactGCGCTAACGCTGGAAGTGGACGCCTGGAAGACTTCCTGGAAAGCACCACCGGAATGCCTCTCCTGGGGGTGGAGCATGGTGGCCTGTTGGCTTTGATCGATGACCTCCACAACCAAATGCTGTGCAGCCCCAGCATCCTAGACCATCCGCCATCTCCCATGGACACCTTCGACCGGGTAGCCGACGTGCAGCAAGGGCTGGACATTAATGATTGGTTGGACCTCACTGTGGtaggagagacagaagaggagacacCCCCATCGGGCCCCCAAACACCCTGTGGTATCTTTTCGACAGACTTTTTGGAAAGTTGTCTGATACTGTAA